The genomic interval AGGCTATCGGCGCCGAGTATGGCGAAAGAAGGGCTGGCAGCCTGGGGCTAGTCGGGTGCTTCAGCTTTTACCCGTCGAAGAATCTGGGCGGGGCAGGAGACGGTGGTTTACTTACGACTAATGATCTTGAGCTGGCCGAGAGTCTGAGAACCCTGAGGGCGCATGGGGCCAAGAGAAAGTATCATCACGATCGGGTGGGGATAAACAGCAGGCTGGACTCGTTGCAGGCCGCAATTCTGCGGGTCAAGCTTCGCTATTTGGATCAGTGGGCAAAGACTCGTAGAGCAAATGCGCAAAGATATCGAGGGCTGTTTGACTCAGCCGGATTGGTTTCGAGCGGTGCGGTGCGATTGCCCGGCGAGTCCGCATCGGCACGGCACGTATACAATCAATTCGTTATTCGGGCCCGCGAACGGGACAAGCTAAGAGCGTACCTTGCGGAGCGCGGCGTAGGGACGGAGATTTACTACCCGGTGCCACTTCATATGCAGGCCTGCTTCGAAGACTTGGGTTATCGGGTGGGAGATTTCCCCGAATCAGAGAGGGCAGCCGAAGAGGCGCTGGCGATCCCGATATATCCAGAGCTCGGCGAAACCGCGCAGGGTTACGTGGTCGAGACAATAGGCTCGTTCTATCGGCAGGGTATCGCTTGATGTGCACAGGTGAACTGAAATGCGAGTGCTGATAACAGGCGGAGCAGGATTCTTAGGCTCACATCTGGTCGACCGCCTAATCGCGGACGGACACGACGTGATCGTGTTCGACAACCTGCTTACCGGCCGCGTAGAGAACGTCGAGCATCATCTGGGCAACGAACGCTTCAAGTTTGTCAAACAGGATGTGACCGAGTATTTGCACGTC from Acidobacteriota bacterium carries:
- a CDS encoding DegT/DnrJ/EryC1/StrS family aminotransferase, with amino-acid sequence MKVPMLDLSVQHQTIAEEIQAAVAGVLNSQQFILGPEVRELERELAPYCQCAEAVGCASGSDALLLALMACGVGPGDEVITTPFSFFATVGSIVRLGARAVFVDIDVATFNIDANLIEGAMTERTKAIMPVHVFGQCAEMDRINELARPGKIAVIEDAAQAIGAEYGERRAGSLGLVGCFSFYPSKNLGGAGDGGLLTTNDLELAESLRTLRAHGAKRKYHHDRVGINSRLDSLQAAILRVKLRYLDQWAKTRRANAQRYRGLFDSAGLVSSGAVRLPGESASARHVYNQFVIRARERDKLRAYLAERGVGTEIYYPVPLHMQACFEDLGYRVGDFPESERAAEEALAIPIYPELGETAQGYVVETIGSFYRQGIA